The following proteins are encoded in a genomic region of Arcobacter cloacae:
- a CDS encoding site-specific integrase, protein MHPFNKDEILKILDNAKGNLYYFIYIMLCTGMRPGEIISLTWNDINFEKKRIAVDKTTVRGKIGNVKTQSSVRYVDIIPALEKKLKSLQELNISDTYLFISNYKKPFYSHIVIAKRFKKLLFDINIKDRNLYNLRHTFASSMITAGHNILWISQMLGHKDISITMKVYARFVKEDDEKRIENLSKIVLNF, encoded by the coding sequence ATTCATCCATTTAACAAAGATGAAATATTAAAAATTTTAGATAATGCAAAAGGAAATCTATATTATTTTATTTACATAATGTTATGCACAGGAATGAGACCTGGAGAAATAATTTCATTAACTTGGAATGATATAAACTTTGAAAAAAAACGAATTGCTGTTGATAAAACAACAGTAAGAGGAAAAATTGGAAATGTTAAAACTCAATCAAGTGTTAGGTATGTTGATATTATTCCAGCTCTTGAAAAAAAATTGAAATCATTACAAGAGTTAAATATATCTGATACATATTTATTTATATCAAACTATAAAAAACCTTTTTATTCTCATATAGTTATTGCAAAGCGTTTTAAAAAATTACTATTTGATATTAATATTAAAGATAGAAATTTATACAATTTAAGGCATACTTTTGCAAGTAGTATGATAACTGCAGGTCATAATATACTTTGGATTTCTCAAATGTTGGGACATAAAGATATATCTATTACTATGAAAGTTTATGCTAGATTTGTAAAAGAAGATGATGAAAAAAGAATTGAGAACTTATCTAAAATTGTTCTAAACTTCTAA